The window AAGCATAAAATCCAGTTTGATATTGTTCAGGTTCCGTATAATATTTTCGATCAGCGCTTTGAACCATATTTTAAAAAACTAAAAGAAAATAAAGTTGAGATTCACTGCCGTTCCGTATTCCTTCAAGGCCTATTTTTTAAATCTACCAAAGAACTTAAGCCGCCATTAAATAAAGCTGCAACTAAACTTGAGTTTCTACAAAAAATTACAATACAACAGAAGATACCTCTTCAGACGCTTTGTTTGCAATTTGTTGCTCTCAACCCTTTTATTGATAAAATAGTTATTGGTATTGATAGTATCAAGCAATTGCAGGAAAACGCAGATACTTTTATCCAACAAAAAAATGTGAAATATATATATAAAGAGTTGAAAAAGTTGAAAGTGGAAGATGAGAATATCATTTTGCCCTTCAATTGGAAAAAGTGAAGCAATTAAAATTAGGAATCATTGGTCTTAGCGAAGGGAATGGCCACCCTTACTCCTGGTCAGCAATTTTTAATGGCTTTAATAAAGCTGTTATGAAAACTTGTCCTTTTCCGGTTATTTACGAATATTTGAGTAAGCAACGTTTTCCTAAAGATGCAATTGCTGGTGCCAAGGTAACCCATATTTGGACCCAAGACCTAAGCATTTCCCGACACATTGCCAAAGCCTCAAATATTGTAAATATTGTTACTGATTACCAAGATATGATTGGCCAAGTTGACGCTATCTTATTAGCTAGAGACGACTCGCAAAACCATTTGAAGATGAGCCGCCCTTTCTTGCAAGCCGGCTTACCCATTTACATTGATAAACCTCTGGCCACAACCATTGCTGAGGCTAAAAAAATGTACTCTTTAGAACAGTATGCTGGCCAGATATTTACCTGTTCAGCTCTTGCCTATGCCAAAGAACTTACGCTAAGCCCAAAAAAATTGGATAGCTTTGGTCCAATACATTTTGTCAATGCTATCACTCCTAAGTACTGGGAAACCTACGCTGTTCATATTATTGAGCCAACTCTTAATCTTTTTAAAACTAAGACTAAACATATAAAATCAGCTTCAACCCATAAGTCAAAACAAATCACTACCACAAGCATTATTTGGGATTCTGGCTTAATAACCAACTTCAGTGCATTGGGTCAAAGTGCTACTCCAATCAAAATTGAGATCTATGGACAAAATAAATCTGAGGTGTTAGTCTTTAAAGATACTTTTTTTGCTTTTAAAAAAGCTTTGGAAGAATTTATTGCTATTATTACTAAAAAAAAGAAACCTCAAAAAAAAGAAGACGTTTTGCATTTAATTTCAATAATTGAACAAGGGCTTTAACATGAAAAAAACTATTTTAATCACTGGTGGTACAGGCAAAATTGGCCAGGTCTTAACAAAGCATTTTTTAAAAAAGGACTACAAGGTAATCATTACTAGTAGAAATGAACAGCAGGCCTTAAAGCTTTTTGCTAACAGTAAAAATATACCAAATCTCAGCGTTATCGAGATTGACTTAAGAGCAGATAAAGCTATCAACCATGTGATCAGCTCTCTCGAAAAACTAAATGCAAAACCTTATGCTCTTATTCACTGTGCCCGAAATTTAGAAAGCCTCAAGTACTCACCGGACTTAGAAACTAGGATCAAAAATTGGCAAGCTGAGTATTTACTGGATGTAGTTATACCCTATGAACTTTCACTGGCAGTTGCCAAAATGAAGGAATCGAAATTAACAAATGTGGTTACCATCTCTTCAATGTATGGTGTGGTTGCGGCCAATCCTCATCTTTATACTAATCCACAAATTCAGTCTCCTGTGCAATATAGTGTAGCCAAGGCTGCTCTTATCCATGCCACCAAAGAAATGGCCATAAGATTAAGTCCACAGAAAATAAAGGTTAACTGCATATCTTATGGAGGTATTGAGGGAAGGGCTGATGAGGATTTTAAAAAGAGATATGGAAAACTTTGCCCTATTGGTAGAATGCTTACTGAAGAGGAAATTATTAAGCCAGTTGAATTTCTGATTTCTAATAGCTCCACTGCTATGCAAGGCCATAATTTGATTGTAGATGGGGGCTGGTCTATATGGTAAGCAAAGTAGCTATTATCCCTGCCAGAAAAGGCTCGAAACGAATTCCTCTAAAAAACATAGTCAACTTTCATGGTAAGCCTCTCATAGCCTGGACCATAGGAGCAGCATTAAAATCAAAAGTGTTTGATGCTGTTTATGTTAGTACTGATAGTCAGAAAATCGCTAACATAAGCGAAAAATATGGAGCTAAGGTCCCTTTCCTACGTACAAAATATACAGATGATAACTCTTCGGTAAGCAGTGTGATTATTGACTTTTTGGAAAATTTAAAAAAGAAAAAAAGCAAGGAATTTGATGTAGTTTTTTCCCTAATGCCCAATTGCCCGCTTAGAACTGGCCAAGATATCATACGAGCCGATAAAAATTGTACTGCCAAAAAGGCTAGTTTTCAACTCAGCTGTTTTGAATTTGGATTTATGAATCCATGGTGGGCATTTACTCTAGATAAAAACTGCAGACCAGAGTATATTCATAAAAGCGCTCTTAAAAAACGATCTCAGGATTTATCTAAATTATTTTGTCCCAGCGGTGCTATTTGGATTGCAAATATTAAAGCTTTGCAAAAAAGCAAAACCTTCTATGGCCCCAATCATATTTTTTATAAATTGGGTTGGAAGAATGCAATTGATATCGATAGTAAAGAGGATTTAGAACTAGCTAAAAGCTTCTCAAAAAATTAATATGTTTTCTTTTAATAGTAAGTATCTCTCAAAACAATCAGCTAATATTTTATTTCTTTATTTAAAAAGTTTTTTAAATAAAGAATATACTTTTTCGAGCGAGGACCTTTTTACTCAACTACACCAACTATATTGGCAAACACCTAAAGTGGAAGTTATTAAAAAAGATAAAAATCTTCAACTACTAAAGGTTAAAAAACTGAAATTCTACTGGCCAACAAATATTCCCTTACAAGGCCTGGAATGGATTTATAATGAAGTATTTTATCCATATAAAAAAAATCCTGCTTCTTACGATCACCCCTTATTTGATTTTAAAAAAGTAAACTGGGTCATAGATGCTGGTGCAAGTGAGGGTTTTTATACAAATTTTGCCTTTAAAAACAAAGCTAAAAAAGTAATAGCTATTGAACCCCTTTTAATTTTAAAAGAAAGCTTGCAACAGACTTTTAAAAAGGAGGTAAAAAAAAGACAGCTCGAAATTATTTCTAAAAGCTTGGGAAGAAAAAAAGGAAAGGCATATTTGAAATTTGAAAATAATTGTCTATATAACTCGAGTGTCGATGATAAAAAAGATAAAAATTATCAGAAAACAAAAATTACTACTATTGATTCAGTTGTAAAAACAAATAAATTAAAGGGTAAGGGGATTATAAAAATGGATATAGAAGGTGGGGAAATAGATGCCCTAAAAGGTGCAGTCGATTGTTTACAGAGGAATAAACCTAAATTAGCTATAGCTGTATATCATAATCAACAAAACTACCACAAGTGCAAGGAAGTGATTTTCAAGGCTAACCGCAACTATCGGATTGAAGCTAGAGGAATGTATTGCTGGAAAACTCCGCCTAGACCTTTTATGTTATTTGCCTATTAAAATAAAAATATGCCTATCAACAAATTTTCTCATATTTTTACTGATTTTAGTAAAAACCGGCAAAAAAATAATGCATTACTACCTTTAATAAAGGATGCAAATACAAAATATTTAAAAAATAAAAATGGTTTAAAAATACTTTTTGGTCCAAGCTTTCCTTTTGGTGAAAATTTTATATATCATGATTTACTCCTTGCTTTACTACTACACTCTCAGGGTTGCGAAATTTATTATGCTGGGGGAATTATCAATAATATCTCCCCTTCTATCTATTTAGGCGGCCAATGGTCATCAGGAAATAAGAAGACTGACTTTAAAAAAATTAAATATGGAGAATTAAAAGCTTTAAACGATTTCAAGAAACTGGGAAAGACTTATGACATGAAAAAGTACCTAAGTAAAACTGAGATAAATAAGTTAAAAGTGAATTTAGCAAAAATAAAATTTGAAGATTTGCTCAAATACAAGTTTGAAAACATAGACCTGGGGCATGATGCTATGAATAAAGTTAGAAATCATCATCTTGTTAGTAGCATAGATCTAGTAAAAAATAAAAGGAACTTGGTTAGAGAGGCTCTTTTGAATTGCAATATGTATGAAATCTTCTTTAGAAAAATAATTGAAGAATTAAAACCTGATAGGATTATTTCTCACGATTCCTTTTATTACCCCTGGTCAGTCCTTAGAAAAATTGCCGATTTGAAGAATATTAATTATTACAATTATTATTTTGGTTTTAAAAAGGATGAATATATCTATGCAAACAATAAACCAGCAATGTCATTAAATACAACACCTATGTGGAAAAAAGTTAAGTCTGTACCTCTTCAAGAAAGTCAGATTAAAAAAATTGACAAAACACTTAAAAAAAGAATAAATGGCGATGTAGGCCGCTTAGGTCTTGTCAGATATTCCAACAGTAAAGAGGTGGAAAAAATTATTAAATTTGCAAAACAAAAACCTACAGCGGTTCTATATGGCAACGTATGCTGGGATTTAAATGCACTTGACAAAGAACTCTTTTTTAAGTCAATTAAAGAAGGTTATTTTAAAACTATTGAATATTTTCTTCAACATAAAAACTATCAACTAATCATTAAGTCTCATCCAGCAGAAGAGCATCCAAAGATCCCCATTACTGTCGAAAGCTTGGAAAGCATGATAAAAAAGAAGTATGGTTTGTTGCCAAAAAACATTATCTTGCTTCCCCCAAAAACAGCAATAACTGCTTATGACCTATTTCCTATTACTAATGTAAGCGTAGTCTGGACAAGTACCGCAGGCATAGAAAGCGTAATTTATAATACCCCAACTATTACTATAGCTAATACCCATTTTCGCAATAAGAATTTTACCTTAGATCCAGCTTCTCAAAAA of the Candidatus Beckwithbacteria bacterium genome contains:
- a CDS encoding Gfo/Idh/MocA family oxidoreductase, whose protein sequence is MKQLKLGIIGLSEGNGHPYSWSAIFNGFNKAVMKTCPFPVIYEYLSKQRFPKDAIAGAKVTHIWTQDLSISRHIAKASNIVNIVTDYQDMIGQVDAILLARDDSQNHLKMSRPFLQAGLPIYIDKPLATTIAEAKKMYSLEQYAGQIFTCSALAYAKELTLSPKKLDSFGPIHFVNAITPKYWETYAVHIIEPTLNLFKTKTKHIKSASTHKSKQITTTSIIWDSGLITNFSALGQSATPIKIEIYGQNKSEVLVFKDTFFAFKKALEEFIAIITKKKKPQKKEDVLHLISIIEQGL
- a CDS encoding SDR family oxidoreductase; the protein is MKKTILITGGTGKIGQVLTKHFLKKDYKVIITSRNEQQALKLFANSKNIPNLSVIEIDLRADKAINHVISSLEKLNAKPYALIHCARNLESLKYSPDLETRIKNWQAEYLLDVVIPYELSLAVAKMKESKLTNVVTISSMYGVVAANPHLYTNPQIQSPVQYSVAKAALIHATKEMAIRLSPQKIKVNCISYGGIEGRADEDFKKRYGKLCPIGRMLTEEEIIKPVEFLISNSSTAMQGHNLIVDGGWSIW
- a CDS encoding acylneuraminate cytidylyltransferase family protein, which produces MVSKVAIIPARKGSKRIPLKNIVNFHGKPLIAWTIGAALKSKVFDAVYVSTDSQKIANISEKYGAKVPFLRTKYTDDNSSVSSVIIDFLENLKKKKSKEFDVVFSLMPNCPLRTGQDIIRADKNCTAKKASFQLSCFEFGFMNPWWAFTLDKNCRPEYIHKSALKKRSQDLSKLFCPSGAIWIANIKALQKSKTFYGPNHIFYKLGWKNAIDIDSKEDLELAKSFSKN
- a CDS encoding FkbM family methyltransferase; the encoded protein is MFSFNSKYLSKQSANILFLYLKSFLNKEYTFSSEDLFTQLHQLYWQTPKVEVIKKDKNLQLLKVKKLKFYWPTNIPLQGLEWIYNEVFYPYKKNPASYDHPLFDFKKVNWVIDAGASEGFYTNFAFKNKAKKVIAIEPLLILKESLQQTFKKEVKKRQLEIISKSLGRKKGKAYLKFENNCLYNSSVDDKKDKNYQKTKITTIDSVVKTNKLKGKGIIKMDIEGGEIDALKGAVDCLQRNKPKLAIAVYHNQQNYHKCKEVIFKANRNYRIEARGMYCWKTPPRPFMLFAY